A window of Ignicoccus hospitalis KIN4/I contains these coding sequences:
- a CDS encoding 50S ribosomal protein L23, whose amino-acid sequence MRAPEDIIIRPLHTEKALMLMEKYNTLTFIVRRDATKPEIKYAVEKLYNVKVEKVNTLITPKNEKKAYVKLSPEYKATDIASRIGLI is encoded by the coding sequence ATGAGGGCTCCGGAGGACATCATAATAAGGCCGCTCCACACGGAAAAGGCGCTAATGTTGATGGAAAAGTACAACACTTTGACGTTCATAGTAAGGAGGGACGCGACCAAGCCAGAGATAAAGTATGCAGTCGAGAAGTTGTACAACGTTAAGGTAGAGAAGGTCAACACGTTGATAACGCCCAAGAATGAGAAGAAGGCGTACGTGAAGCTTAGCCCGGAGTACAAGGCCACTGACATAGCGTCCAGGATAGGCCTCATATAA
- a CDS encoding alkaline phosphatase family protein, whose product MKVFVLGLDSMPPRYFYEMGNKFFPNLHSYIKESAKWHMRSCYPPITVPAWMVMFTGKTPGELGVYGFRHRKPGSFDYYIVNSRYFKAKTVWDYAAEKGLRSALFGVPPTYPPKPIYGYVVTDFTTPSQAENWAYPPSLRLELERRVGKPLFDIKYNSFDKEAVKKDLLKMLDSHLKVVEYIVTKKKWDFFIYVEIGIDRAHHAFLRYFEKSHPKYEENEELNVIPEVYRRVDEWAARMLEGSLKDAVIVFLSDHGIKPMKGTFVINEWLEREGFLKFKREPKRGEQLSEELVDWGKTLAWAWGGYYSRVFVNLKGREKYGVVDQSEYEDVVRELKEKLSRVAGPRGEPWKNEVYEPSEIYPEVRGDAPDLMAFFADLDWKPIGTVGWGELYMDKDDRGADDAVHDWYGITAIYDPEGRYSGERGVIQAHEVYGLLRELLDEVSR is encoded by the coding sequence ATGAAGGTCTTCGTACTGGGCTTGGACTCGATGCCTCCGAGGTATTTCTACGAAATGGGGAATAAGTTCTTCCCCAACTTGCACTCCTACATAAAGGAATCTGCCAAGTGGCACATGAGGAGCTGCTACCCCCCGATAACAGTTCCCGCTTGGATGGTCATGTTCACGGGGAAGACTCCGGGAGAGTTAGGGGTTTACGGCTTTCGGCACCGCAAGCCCGGGTCGTTCGACTACTATATAGTTAATTCAAGATACTTCAAGGCTAAGACCGTTTGGGACTACGCCGCCGAAAAGGGGCTTAGGAGCGCCCTCTTCGGGGTCCCCCCTACTTACCCGCCTAAGCCGATATACGGCTACGTGGTGACCGACTTCACCACCCCTTCGCAAGCTGAGAACTGGGCCTACCCGCCTTCTCTGAGGCTCGAGCTGGAAAGGCGGGTCGGCAAGCCGCTCTTCGACATAAAGTACAACAGCTTCGATAAGGAGGCGGTTAAGAAAGATTTGTTAAAGATGTTAGACAGCCACCTAAAGGTAGTAGAGTATATCGTTACTAAGAAAAAGTGGGACTTCTTCATATACGTTGAAATAGGCATAGACAGGGCCCACCACGCCTTCTTGCGGTACTTCGAGAAGTCCCACCCGAAGTACGAGGAAAACGAAGAGCTGAACGTGATACCGGAGGTCTACCGGCGGGTGGACGAGTGGGCCGCGAGGATGTTGGAGGGGTCGCTCAAGGACGCAGTGATAGTCTTTCTGAGCGACCACGGCATAAAGCCTATGAAAGGTACCTTTGTGATTAATGAGTGGCTGGAAAGGGAGGGCTTCTTGAAGTTCAAGAGAGAACCCAAGAGGGGCGAGCAACTCAGCGAGGAGTTGGTGGACTGGGGCAAGACGCTCGCTTGGGCTTGGGGAGGCTACTACTCTAGGGTGTTCGTCAACTTGAAGGGGAGGGAGAAGTACGGGGTGGTGGACCAGAGCGAGTACGAGGACGTCGTGAGGGAGCTGAAGGAGAAGCTCTCCCGCGTCGCCGGGCCCCGAGGGGAGCCTTGGAAGAACGAGGTTTACGAGCCCTCAGAGATATACCCGGAGGTTAGGGGGGACGCTCCGGACTTGATGGCATTCTTCGCAGACCTCGACTGGAAGCCCATAGGTACGGTGGGCTGGGGGGAGCTCTACATGGACAAGGATGACAGAGGCGCGGACGACGCGGTTCACGACTGGTACGGCATTACGGCGATCTACGACCCCGAAGGTAGGTATTCCGGGGAGAGGGGCGTTATTCAAGCTCACGAGGTCTACGGGCTGCTGAGGGAACTACTCGATGAAGTGTCTCGATAA
- a CDS encoding 50S ribosomal protein L3: MGARKKEAPRRGSAGLRPRKRAASIVPRVRSWPSIDEVKPLAFLGYKVGMTHVIMIDDREHVDTAGQEIFVPVTVIETPPMVVLGARVYGYDPNRGRYALTEVWRNPSDTIKEKLGEEVLRKYLLGMSKRLPHMVEELGPGKGFEFKVPEKELDVDPEKVVGVGLIMSSIPFLAGGVSKKAPDILEVKVGGSPVEALEYAKGKLGQLVDVEEVIEAGKFVDVIGVTKGKGFQGVIKRFGVKELPKWHKHRKGSRRVGARSWGKGTSSYVPQPGQMGYHRRTDYNKRVLMISDDPSKINVEGGWLHYGLVKSKYVVLKGSVFGPPKRPIIMRLPVRPPAWVPPGPPKITYISLSSKQGN; the protein is encoded by the coding sequence ATGGGAGCACGAAAGAAGGAAGCGCCGCGTAGAGGCTCTGCGGGGCTACGGCCTAGGAAGAGGGCAGCGAGCATAGTCCCAAGGGTGAGGAGCTGGCCCTCCATAGACGAGGTCAAGCCCCTAGCGTTCCTAGGTTACAAGGTCGGCATGACCCACGTCATCATGATAGACGACAGGGAGCACGTGGACACCGCGGGTCAAGAGATCTTCGTACCCGTGACCGTAATAGAAACCCCGCCCATGGTGGTTCTGGGCGCGAGGGTTTACGGTTACGACCCTAACAGAGGTAGGTACGCGCTCACGGAAGTTTGGAGGAACCCCAGCGACACCATAAAGGAGAAGCTGGGCGAGGAGGTCTTGAGGAAATACTTGTTGGGCATGAGCAAGCGCTTGCCGCACATGGTAGAAGAGCTGGGCCCGGGCAAGGGCTTCGAGTTCAAGGTTCCCGAAAAGGAACTCGACGTGGACCCCGAGAAGGTGGTAGGAGTAGGGCTTATCATGAGCAGCATACCCTTCCTCGCCGGAGGGGTGAGCAAGAAGGCTCCAGACATACTCGAGGTGAAGGTAGGGGGCTCGCCCGTTGAAGCCTTGGAGTACGCCAAGGGCAAGTTGGGCCAGCTAGTGGACGTGGAGGAAGTCATAGAAGCTGGAAAGTTCGTAGACGTGATAGGAGTCACCAAGGGTAAGGGCTTCCAAGGCGTCATAAAGAGGTTCGGCGTCAAGGAGCTCCCCAAGTGGCACAAGCACCGCAAGGGCTCTAGGAGGGTTGGCGCGAGGAGCTGGGGCAAGGGCACGTCCAGCTACGTGCCCCAGCCCGGCCAGATGGGCTACCACAGGAGGACCGACTACAACAAGAGGGTTCTGATGATAAGTGACGACCCCAGCAAGATAAACGTGGAAGGCGGTTGGCTCCACTACGGCTTGGTTAAGAGCAAGTACGTGGTGCTGAAGGGAAGCGTCTTCGGCCCTCCCAAGAGGCCTATAATAATGCGCCTCCCGGTCAGGCCCCCGGCTTGGGTACCTCCCGGACCCCCCAAGATCACTTACATCAGCTTAAGCTCCAAGCAAGGTAACTAA
- a CDS encoding MMPL family transporter, producing the protein MKRTAFWIVIAAIAALFAAQLDRVLVYSETAMLPKDAESYKVKEVVNTYFKDMANNTLLFAIFETNVTDERAWNWYWTLKNETKLNMTSIYDIWKTSEKGLKKLYDASKNFKNMYEGLGEGLANLWAAVDVIHYIMVINGLYSLDKEEAVSTFQALVYGTPLENMTDVAELLYDAVASSGKDPTSVDEVFTLTVAYRKLKSGLESEYAKAYLDCLYKGLIGEVKGKKYWLDYPMDFESIKNKIMDDIKSVEPKSVRCFSNWFAAKVGLPGDIVEEVVVSAYEGKEVNLRGLALKLILEKEGDIIKTLFLSKDWKATIIRLPTNDYETAKRVKEEAIKLGKGILSKAYLLGPGVLSVELQEANIEDARRVQELSHALVLVVLFLITRSIVASVIPFLVVGIGIIVGMALAYFVGLAFPIYHIAKTLMITTGLGLGMDYSIFILARFKEEATKGLSPKEAAAVAAKRAGHAVGVSALAASLGFASLALSGTLMLDSMGLTIPLVVLATAATAMTLLPEVLSKIGEKSWFWWPGRLTVREERPFEGRPRTSVLVAVFVLAIILTAYSLVFYINYKGTSDTTLFLPEGTEAYEALLEFAQRFPPGAWGPVYLVSLNCDCHNVLESLKHNPAVATVIMPEDVPSLKKDGINLIMVIPNSQPFSEEAMKLVEEIRHIREDKCCLVGGTPAELLDTKVLVTKSFWSKVAPFAITATMLVLLVSTRRLPPVVSAAFSLVAAISWAVTLSHYLSLYAWGSPLYWITPLIAFVATLGIGTDYNVFYISRVLEELEKNVKNAVWAPVKSAAPVILGLASIMASAYLGMLVARSVALRQMGLALGFSALFAAINATLLNPVTLSIIVLIASILKKR; encoded by the coding sequence CTGAACATGACCAGCATCTACGACATCTGGAAGACATCTGAAAAGGGGTTGAAGAAGCTGTACGACGCGTCAAAGAACTTCAAGAACATGTACGAAGGCTTGGGCGAGGGTTTAGCTAACCTCTGGGCGGCCGTAGACGTGATCCACTACATAATGGTGATCAATGGGCTATATAGCTTGGATAAGGAGGAAGCAGTCTCGACCTTCCAAGCGCTGGTTTATGGGACCCCGCTGGAGAATATGACTGACGTGGCCGAGCTCTTGTACGACGCTGTGGCCTCCAGCGGGAAGGACCCCACCTCCGTGGACGAGGTCTTCACCCTGACCGTAGCTTATCGAAAGCTCAAGTCGGGTTTGGAGTCGGAATACGCCAAGGCGTACCTAGACTGTTTATACAAGGGCTTGATCGGCGAGGTTAAGGGAAAGAAGTACTGGTTGGACTATCCGATGGACTTCGAAAGCATAAAGAACAAAATAATGGATGACATAAAGTCGGTAGAACCCAAGTCGGTTAGGTGCTTCTCGAATTGGTTCGCAGCGAAGGTTGGGCTCCCCGGGGACATCGTAGAAGAGGTGGTGGTTTCGGCCTACGAAGGCAAAGAGGTAAACCTCAGAGGTCTGGCCTTGAAGCTCATATTGGAAAAGGAAGGAGACATAATAAAGACTCTGTTCCTCTCTAAGGACTGGAAGGCCACGATAATAAGGCTGCCTACGAACGATTACGAAACTGCTAAGAGAGTAAAGGAGGAGGCAATTAAGCTTGGAAAAGGCATACTCTCCAAGGCATACTTACTGGGACCGGGGGTGCTAAGCGTCGAACTCCAAGAAGCTAACATAGAGGACGCGAGAAGGGTCCAAGAGCTTAGCCACGCCCTGGTACTAGTGGTGTTGTTCCTAATCACGAGGTCGATAGTCGCCAGCGTCATACCGTTCTTGGTCGTAGGGATCGGAATAATAGTGGGTATGGCGTTAGCGTACTTCGTCGGGCTGGCCTTCCCTATATATCACATAGCGAAGACCTTGATGATAACTACGGGATTGGGGCTAGGTATGGACTATAGCATATTCATATTGGCCAGGTTTAAGGAGGAGGCGACCAAGGGCCTCTCGCCCAAGGAAGCGGCGGCAGTGGCTGCCAAGCGCGCCGGCCACGCGGTCGGGGTGTCGGCCCTCGCGGCCTCCTTGGGCTTCGCCTCCCTCGCGCTCTCCGGGACTTTGATGCTTGACAGCATGGGCTTAACCATACCTCTGGTGGTCCTCGCCACCGCGGCCACTGCGATGACCCTCCTTCCCGAAGTCCTCTCCAAGATCGGAGAGAAGAGCTGGTTCTGGTGGCCGGGGAGGCTGACGGTCAGGGAAGAGAGGCCCTTCGAAGGGAGGCCTAGGACATCTGTCTTGGTAGCGGTGTTCGTGCTAGCCATCATACTTACAGCGTACTCATTAGTATTTTACATCAATTACAAGGGCACTAGCGATACCACGCTCTTCTTGCCCGAGGGCACGGAGGCCTACGAGGCGCTGCTAGAGTTCGCCCAGCGCTTCCCTCCCGGGGCTTGGGGGCCCGTTTACCTCGTCTCGCTTAACTGCGACTGCCACAACGTCCTAGAGAGCTTGAAGCACAACCCCGCCGTGGCTACAGTAATCATGCCCGAGGACGTGCCGAGCTTGAAGAAGGACGGTATCAACCTAATAATGGTAATACCGAACTCCCAGCCCTTCAGTGAAGAGGCAATGAAGTTAGTCGAAGAAATTAGGCATATTCGCGAGGATAAGTGTTGCTTAGTAGGAGGCACCCCCGCGGAGCTGCTCGACACCAAAGTATTGGTGACTAAGTCGTTCTGGAGTAAGGTGGCCCCCTTCGCGATAACGGCTACCATGCTAGTGCTGTTAGTAAGCACGCGAAGGCTCCCTCCGGTGGTCAGCGCGGCCTTCAGCTTGGTAGCCGCCATATCTTGGGCCGTGACGCTGTCCCACTACCTCTCCTTGTACGCGTGGGGGTCCCCGCTCTACTGGATAACGCCGCTGATAGCGTTCGTGGCCACCCTGGGCATAGGGACAGATTACAACGTCTTCTATATAAGCAGGGTGCTCGAAGAATTAGAGAAGAACGTGAAGAACGCCGTGTGGGCCCCAGTAAAGAGCGCGGCGCCGGTAATACTGGGGCTCGCGAGCATAATGGCCTCCGCTTACTTGGGCATGCTCGTGGCGCGCTCGGTGGCGTTGAGGCAGATGGGCCTCGCCTTGGGCTTCTCCGCGCTCTTCGCCGCGATCAACGCTACGTTGCTAAATCCAGTAACCTTGAGCATTATAGTATTGATAGCAAGCATCTTGAAGAAGCGATAG
- the rpl4p gene encoding 50S ribosomal protein L4, whose translation MYSSLWLHARVFGYNDLKRHVWDLNGNPVEEIELPPVFSLPVRKDLIRRAFLSAFTARLQPKGRDPMAGKRTTAESLGPGHGLARVPRIKGTSRAAFVNSARGGHLAFPPRPDKKLHEEINKKERLIAIASALAATSRRELVEARGHAISSVKEVPLIVVDDIENIEKAKDLREAFVKLGVIDDVERASEWRQRSTKGKMRGRRYKKRVGPLIIVSTEEAPVRRAASAFPGTDVVAVNLLSVKHLAPGGVPGRLTIISKKALEEIGKRLTL comes from the coding sequence ATGTACTCCAGCTTGTGGCTCCACGCCAGGGTGTTCGGGTATAACGACTTGAAGAGGCACGTGTGGGACTTGAACGGCAACCCGGTTGAGGAAATAGAGCTCCCGCCGGTCTTCTCCCTGCCAGTCAGGAAGGACCTAATAAGGAGGGCCTTCCTAAGTGCCTTCACCGCGAGGCTCCAGCCGAAGGGGAGGGACCCCATGGCGGGCAAGCGCACCACCGCCGAGAGCTTGGGGCCCGGACACGGCCTCGCGAGGGTGCCGAGGATTAAGGGCACCAGCAGGGCGGCGTTCGTTAACTCCGCGCGTGGCGGACACTTGGCCTTCCCGCCTAGGCCCGACAAGAAGCTTCACGAGGAGATAAACAAGAAGGAGAGGTTGATCGCGATAGCGAGCGCCCTCGCGGCGACCTCGAGGAGGGAGCTAGTGGAGGCCAGGGGACACGCGATAAGCTCCGTTAAAGAAGTTCCACTAATAGTAGTGGACGACATCGAAAACATAGAGAAGGCGAAGGACTTGAGGGAGGCATTCGTCAAGTTGGGCGTCATAGACGACGTTGAGAGAGCCTCTGAATGGAGGCAGAGGAGCACCAAGGGGAAGATGAGGGGGAGGAGGTACAAGAAGAGGGTGGGCCCCTTGATAATAGTGAGCACGGAAGAGGCGCCGGTTAGGAGGGCTGCGAGCGCCTTCCCGGGAACTGACGTGGTCGCCGTGAACTTGTTGAGCGTAAAGCACCTAGCGCCCGGAGGGGTCCCGGGTAGGTTAACAATCATAAGCAAAAAGGCCCTCGAGGAGATAGGCAAGAGGTTGACACTATGA
- a CDS encoding RuvB-like helicase encodes MVEIREVKELPKREEVRVGFHTHIKGLGLDEKGKAKKVADGLVGQEEAREALGVVAQMVKEGKMAGKGVLIVGPPGTGKTALAVGLAKELGEDTPFVAMGGSEIMGSQRKGELLMQAMRRSIGVRVKEKRTVYEGVVRDIKYRVSRHPFNPYIKVPREAVITLETTDDRVTLTVDEDIAVQLRQLGVRKGDIIAIDAETGRVYKLGRAREESDVGGIKLVREVKVPEGPVKKEKEIVYTLTLHDLDTYFAAQQAPISLLAGLGPESVTDEVRKQVDKMVSEWVKQGRAELVPGVLFIDDAHLLDLETFSFLSRAMEKELAPIIVLATNRGKAKIRGTDEEAPHGIPLDMLDRLLIIRTRPYTRSEIEEILKIRAEEEGVKLSKEALEKLAEMGEARSLRYAINLLQPAYTIAKMNGRDVVAPEDVEEATRKFVDVRESVKYVEQFKDKFL; translated from the coding sequence TTGGTAGAGATCAGGGAAGTGAAGGAGCTGCCGAAGCGCGAGGAAGTTAGGGTGGGATTCCACACCCACATAAAGGGCCTCGGACTCGACGAAAAAGGGAAGGCCAAGAAGGTGGCCGACGGCCTCGTAGGCCAAGAGGAGGCCAGGGAGGCCCTCGGAGTGGTCGCACAGATGGTAAAAGAGGGTAAGATGGCGGGCAAGGGAGTATTAATAGTTGGCCCTCCGGGGACGGGCAAGACTGCGCTCGCGGTCGGCCTGGCCAAGGAGTTGGGCGAAGACACTCCCTTCGTAGCTATGGGCGGTTCCGAAATAATGGGGAGCCAGAGGAAGGGAGAACTGCTCATGCAAGCGATGAGGAGGTCTATAGGCGTCAGGGTAAAGGAGAAGAGGACCGTTTACGAGGGCGTAGTAAGGGACATAAAGTACCGCGTCAGCCGCCACCCCTTCAACCCCTACATCAAGGTGCCTAGAGAAGCAGTAATCACGCTCGAGACCACCGACGACAGGGTAACCCTAACCGTCGACGAGGACATAGCCGTCCAGTTGAGGCAACTCGGAGTGCGGAAGGGCGACATAATAGCCATAGACGCGGAGACCGGTAGGGTCTACAAGCTCGGCAGGGCGAGGGAGGAGAGCGACGTCGGCGGCATAAAGCTCGTCAGGGAAGTGAAGGTGCCGGAGGGACCGGTCAAAAAGGAGAAGGAAATAGTGTATACTCTCACCTTACACGACTTGGACACCTACTTCGCCGCCCAGCAAGCGCCGATCAGCTTGTTGGCGGGCCTGGGCCCGGAGAGCGTCACGGACGAGGTGAGGAAACAAGTCGACAAGATGGTCTCGGAGTGGGTGAAGCAAGGGAGGGCGGAGCTCGTTCCGGGCGTCTTGTTCATAGACGACGCTCACTTGCTTGACCTAGAGACCTTCAGCTTCTTGTCAAGGGCTATGGAAAAGGAACTCGCGCCGATAATCGTTCTAGCCACCAACAGAGGGAAGGCGAAGATAAGGGGCACGGACGAGGAAGCTCCCCACGGCATACCCCTCGACATGCTGGACAGGTTACTAATAATTAGGACTAGACCGTACACCAGGTCTGAGATTGAAGAGATATTGAAGATCAGGGCAGAAGAGGAAGGGGTCAAGCTTTCCAAAGAGGCTCTAGAGAAGCTTGCCGAAATGGGCGAGGCGAGGAGCTTGCGCTATGCGATAAACTTGTTGCAGCCAGCTTACACCATAGCTAAGATGAACGGAAGGGACGTGGTGGCGCCGGAGGACGTCGAGGAGGCCACGCGGAAGTTCGTCGACGTCAGAGAGAGCGTTAAGTACGTGGAGCAGTTCAAGGATAAGTTCCTCTAG
- the cysC gene encoding adenylyl-sulfate kinase, whose product MKCLDKGSVFWLTGLPGSGKTTLAKRVAKKLSEMGYRVEVLDGDWVRKTINPDAGFTKEERALHLKRVAWIARLLARNGVVVFCSFVSPYRDVREEVKRIVSEEVPFYEIYVKASLEECIRRDPKGLYKKALKGEIKNFTGVSDPYEPPESPDLVLDTEKEDVEESEKKLLNFVLEKLG is encoded by the coding sequence ATGAAGTGTCTCGATAAGGGCTCGGTGTTCTGGTTAACGGGACTCCCGGGCAGCGGGAAGACTACCTTGGCCAAGAGGGTAGCGAAGAAACTGTCCGAAATGGGTTACAGGGTCGAGGTCCTGGACGGCGACTGGGTCCGCAAGACCATCAACCCCGACGCAGGCTTCACGAAGGAGGAGAGGGCCCTCCATTTGAAGAGGGTAGCTTGGATAGCCCGGCTGCTCGCGAGGAACGGCGTCGTGGTTTTCTGTTCCTTCGTTTCGCCTTATAGAGACGTGAGGGAGGAGGTTAAGAGGATAGTCAGCGAGGAGGTCCCCTTCTACGAGATCTACGTAAAGGCCTCGTTGGAAGAGTGCATTAGGAGGGACCCGAAGGGGTTGTACAAGAAGGCGCTAAAGGGTGAAATAAAGAACTTTACTGGAGTGAGCGACCCCTACGAGCCCCCGGAGAGCCCGGACCTAGTTTTGGACACTGAGAAGGAAGACGTGGAGGAGAGCGAAAAGAAGTTATTGAACTTCGTATTGGAGAAGCTCGGGTGA